A single region of the Nostoc cf. commune SO-36 genome encodes:
- a CDS encoding DUF6262 family protein, which translates to MAKQPNREKQTAVLLSAQQKRKEHKREQVFRAIEDIQKSGKPLTFPNIAQVAGCSISYLYKWTELTEYIHDLQSQKTQQLNSLESKQPGPHSLKTLSEVFKQRIRELSDENRELKRQNQNLRGHVAEIFELKSECERLRTQIKQLTTPESSPKVVSLNSVPKKSDNGELKNISQEITHLITEMGIKIGVRLKQEIAKHDLTRVKLAISAFQQYRSHNSIENPGACLLAMIRDEAEPNVPLKAMTPLDDEFERWYRQAIESGFCQDVPKKYLPIQQGEIQVRVNNDKFSSGYELLSWQIAKAKMELDEDLSIS; encoded by the coding sequence ATGGCGAAGCAACCTAATCGAGAAAAACAGACTGCTGTCCTTCTCTCAGCCCAACAAAAGCGAAAAGAGCACAAACGTGAACAAGTGTTTCGCGCTATCGAAGATATTCAAAAAAGCGGGAAACCCTTGACCTTTCCTAACATTGCTCAAGTCGCTGGCTGTTCCATTTCTTACCTCTACAAATGGACAGAATTAACTGAATACATTCATGATTTACAGTCGCAAAAAACACAGCAACTCAACTCATTAGAGTCGAAGCAACCTGGGCCTCATAGCCTCAAAACTCTAAGCGAAGTATTCAAGCAACGGATTCGAGAACTGTCAGATGAAAATAGAGAATTAAAGCGACAGAATCAGAACTTGAGGGGTCATGTTGCTGAAATCTTCGAGTTGAAGTCCGAATGTGAACGTCTGCGAACACAAATTAAGCAGTTGACCACACCTGAGTCATCCCCAAAAGTTGTTTCTCTGAACTCGGTTCCTAAGAAGTCTGATAATGGCGAACTCAAGAATATATCTCAAGAAATTACTCATTTAATTACCGAAATGGGCATCAAAATTGGCGTTAGATTAAAACAGGAAATAGCCAAACACGATCTTACTAGGGTAAAGTTGGCAATATCCGCTTTCCAGCAGTACCGGAGCCATAACAGTATCGAGAATCCCGGCGCTTGCTTGTTGGCAATGATTCGTGATGAAGCTGAACCTAATGTTCCTCTCAAAGCGATGACTCCTCTTGATGATGAGTTTGAACGTTGGTATCGTCAGGCTATTGAGAGTGGTTTCTGTCAGGATGTTCCGAAAAAATATTTACCCATACAACAAGGAGAAATTCAGGTTAGAGTAAACAATGATAAATTTTCATCAGGTTATGAACTACTATCCTGGCAAATAGCTAAAGCGAAAATGGAATTAGATGAGGATTTATCAATATCTTGA